A section of the Festucalex cinctus isolate MCC-2025b chromosome 7, RoL_Fcin_1.0, whole genome shotgun sequence genome encodes:
- the cep76 gene encoding centrosomal protein of 76 kDa isoform X1, with amino-acid sequence MALPPEKASELKQIIHNHLLKMDIHGKIREVLSETLRDDQMAVHQVLSEADFLHALQRRGVIDDVMKDLHFSQVAPTHMETGSPSKSAPQSINGKNSRPAKTNVDPSRRYLYLQVLGGKAFLEHLQEPEPLPGQVCSTFKLFLHFRNQRFHSKPVPCACDPALQEGFLFQIHTDGAGERSKMADATTMLSISDPIHLVLIKTDTSSETALVSSYFLDWRTVLSSPSGKTCLAVELMGVGSECKLPAGVLTVSLELYPPLTETLSADIISTQQSLERQRTAERERIFLVYAKQWWREFLEIRSSNQSKMVKIFAQDENGINRLVCSYVHVLRAGRLLESPRRAARFVSLLAHEKAPVVGGGEKHEQWCTLLAFLCRGKGDCEDHSTLLCSLLLGFGLDAYVCVGTKAKGVPHTWVLTRGTDGSITFWESLTAHRYLHQAIDPDAPPLASQSKPSYPYRTVGCVFNHQSFLANCQPSDAVELCVFDLQNQSRWKAMSEEALKSVCETGSTSSLPPLPPLSSSSLDAAAVSNQLELEMRYLIAEHRKDLHLTTVWDDHLSYLLSSALSAYEMERCTGVSCGNEEFQDAVRRAVPDGHTFKGFPIHFLHRNARRAFSTCLKSQFCEEIVCCRGDHVRLALRVRVFIYPENICAVWFMFACKYRSVL; translated from the exons ATGGCGCTTCCTCCGGAGAAGGCCTCCGAGCTGAAGCAAATCATTCACAACCATCTTCTGAAG ATGGATATTCATGGGAAGATCCGAGAGGTGTTGTCTGAGACTTTGAGGGATGATCAAATGGCAGTACATCAGGTGTTATCTGAGGCGGACTTCCTCCATGCACTGCAGCGCAGAGGCGTCATAGACGACGTGATGAAGGACCTACACTTTTCGCAG GTAGCACCTACACATATGGAAACAGGATCTCCTTCAAAATCTGCCCCTCAGTcgataaatggaaaaaacagTCGGCCagcaaaaa CCAATGTTGACCCATCCAGACGTTACCTGTATTTGCAAGTGCTTGGTGGTAAGGCCTTCTTGGAGCACCTGCAGGAGCCAGAGCCTTTACCTGGTCAGGTGTGCTCCACGTTCAAGTTGTTCCTGCACTTCCGAAATCAGAGGTTTCACTCCAAGCCGGTGCCCTGCGCCTGTGACCCTGCCCTGCAGGAGGGCTTCCTCTTCCAAATCCACACAGATGGCGCAG GAGAAAGAAGTAAAATGGCAGATGCGACCACTATGCTGTCCATTTCTGATCCGATTCACTTGGTGCTGATCAAGACTGACACCTCCAGTGAGACAGCTCTGGTCTCATCTTACTTCCTGGACTGGAGGACAGTCCTGAGTTCACCCAGTGGGAAGACGTGCTTGGCTGTGGAACTGATGGGAGTGg GAAGTGAATGCAAGCTGCCGGCTGGTGTTTTGACAGTCAGTCTGGAGCTTTATCCTCCTCTCACAGAAACACTCAGCGCTGATATCATCAGCACACAG CAATCACTAGAAAGGCAGAGGACAGCAGAGAGGGAGAGGATCTTCCTGGTGTATGCCAAACAGTGGTGGAGGGAGTTTCTTGAAATCCGCTCATCAAACCAGTCCAAAATGGTCAAAATCTTTGCACAG GATGAAAATGGCATCAACAGGCTGGTGTGCTCCTATGTGCACGTCCTTCGGGCCGGCCGGCTGCTCGAGAGTCCTCGGCGGGCGGCCCGCTTTGTTAGCCTCCTGGCACATGAGAAGGCGCCGGTGGTGGGAGGAGGAGAGAAGCATGAGCAGTGGTGCACATTATTGGCCTTCCTGTGTCGAGGAAAG GGGGACTGTGAGGACCACTCCACCTTGTTGTGCAGCCTCCTGCTGGGCTTTGGTCTTGAcgcatatgtgtgtgtgggcaCCAAAGCTAAGGGGGTACCTCACACCTGGGTCCTGACCCGAGGTACTGATGGAAGTATAACTTTCTGGGAGAGCCTGACTGCACACAG ATACCTTCATCAAGCCATAGACCCCGATGCCCCACCTTTGGCCTCCCAGTCTAAACCCTCATACCCCTACCGGACTGTGGGATGCGTCTTCAACCACCAGAGCTTCCTGGCCAACTGTCAGCCGTCTGACGCCGTGGAGCTTTGTGTCTTTGACCTCCAG AATCAATCACGGTGGAAAGCAATGAGCGAAGAGGCTCTGAAGTCAGTATGTGAGACCGGCTCCACCAGCTCTCTGCCGCCTCTTCCTCCACTCAGCTCATCATCTCTTGATGCTGCTGCTGTCAGCAATCAGCTGGAGCTGGAGATGAGATACTTGATTGCCGAGCACAGGAAG GACTTGCACCTGACAACAGTCTGGGATGACCACCTGTCCTACTTGTTGTCCTCAGCCTTGTCGGCCTATGAGATGGAGCGCTGCACTGGGGTCTCGTGTGGAAATGAGGAATTTCAGGATGCAGTAAGGAGGGCCGTCCCAGACGGGCATACCTTTAAAGGCTTCCCCATCCACTTCCTGCACCGCAATGCCCGGAGAGCTTTTTCCACGTGCCTCAA GTCCCAATTCTGTGAAGAGATAGTGTGTTGTCGTGGTGACCACGTCAggctggctcttcgtgttcggGTCTTTATTTATCCAGAGAATATATGTGCCGTGTGGTTTATGTTTGCTTGTAAGTATCGCTCTGTGCTCTGA
- the cep76 gene encoding centrosomal protein of 76 kDa isoform X2 — translation MALPPEKASELKQIIHNHLLKMDIHGKIREVLSETLRDDQMAVHQVLSEADFLHALQRRGVIDDVMKDLHFSQVAPTHMETGSPSKSAPQSINGKNSRPAKTNVDPSRRYLYLQVLGGKAFLEHLQEPEPLPGQVCSTFKLFLHFRNQRFHSKPVPCACDPALQEGFLFQIHTDGAGERSKMADATTMLSISDPIHLVLIKTDTSSETALVSSYFLDWRTVLSSPSGKTCLAVELMGVGSECKLPAGVLTVSLELYPPLTETLSADIISTQQSLERQRTAERERIFLVYAKQWWREFLEIRSSNQSKMDENGINRLVCSYVHVLRAGRLLESPRRAARFVSLLAHEKAPVVGGGEKHEQWCTLLAFLCRGKGDCEDHSTLLCSLLLGFGLDAYVCVGTKAKGVPHTWVLTRGTDGSITFWESLTAHRYLHQAIDPDAPPLASQSKPSYPYRTVGCVFNHQSFLANCQPSDAVELCVFDLQNQSRWKAMSEEALKSVCETGSTSSLPPLPPLSSSSLDAAAVSNQLELEMRYLIAEHRKDLHLTTVWDDHLSYLLSSALSAYEMERCTGVSCGNEEFQDAVRRAVPDGHTFKGFPIHFLHRNARRAFSTCLKSQFCEEIVCCRGDHVRLALRVRVFIYPENICAVWFMFACKYRSVL, via the exons ATGGCGCTTCCTCCGGAGAAGGCCTCCGAGCTGAAGCAAATCATTCACAACCATCTTCTGAAG ATGGATATTCATGGGAAGATCCGAGAGGTGTTGTCTGAGACTTTGAGGGATGATCAAATGGCAGTACATCAGGTGTTATCTGAGGCGGACTTCCTCCATGCACTGCAGCGCAGAGGCGTCATAGACGACGTGATGAAGGACCTACACTTTTCGCAG GTAGCACCTACACATATGGAAACAGGATCTCCTTCAAAATCTGCCCCTCAGTcgataaatggaaaaaacagTCGGCCagcaaaaa CCAATGTTGACCCATCCAGACGTTACCTGTATTTGCAAGTGCTTGGTGGTAAGGCCTTCTTGGAGCACCTGCAGGAGCCAGAGCCTTTACCTGGTCAGGTGTGCTCCACGTTCAAGTTGTTCCTGCACTTCCGAAATCAGAGGTTTCACTCCAAGCCGGTGCCCTGCGCCTGTGACCCTGCCCTGCAGGAGGGCTTCCTCTTCCAAATCCACACAGATGGCGCAG GAGAAAGAAGTAAAATGGCAGATGCGACCACTATGCTGTCCATTTCTGATCCGATTCACTTGGTGCTGATCAAGACTGACACCTCCAGTGAGACAGCTCTGGTCTCATCTTACTTCCTGGACTGGAGGACAGTCCTGAGTTCACCCAGTGGGAAGACGTGCTTGGCTGTGGAACTGATGGGAGTGg GAAGTGAATGCAAGCTGCCGGCTGGTGTTTTGACAGTCAGTCTGGAGCTTTATCCTCCTCTCACAGAAACACTCAGCGCTGATATCATCAGCACACAG CAATCACTAGAAAGGCAGAGGACAGCAGAGAGGGAGAGGATCTTCCTGGTGTATGCCAAACAGTGGTGGAGGGAGTTTCTTGAAATCCGCTCATCAAACCAGTCCAAAATG GATGAAAATGGCATCAACAGGCTGGTGTGCTCCTATGTGCACGTCCTTCGGGCCGGCCGGCTGCTCGAGAGTCCTCGGCGGGCGGCCCGCTTTGTTAGCCTCCTGGCACATGAGAAGGCGCCGGTGGTGGGAGGAGGAGAGAAGCATGAGCAGTGGTGCACATTATTGGCCTTCCTGTGTCGAGGAAAG GGGGACTGTGAGGACCACTCCACCTTGTTGTGCAGCCTCCTGCTGGGCTTTGGTCTTGAcgcatatgtgtgtgtgggcaCCAAAGCTAAGGGGGTACCTCACACCTGGGTCCTGACCCGAGGTACTGATGGAAGTATAACTTTCTGGGAGAGCCTGACTGCACACAG ATACCTTCATCAAGCCATAGACCCCGATGCCCCACCTTTGGCCTCCCAGTCTAAACCCTCATACCCCTACCGGACTGTGGGATGCGTCTTCAACCACCAGAGCTTCCTGGCCAACTGTCAGCCGTCTGACGCCGTGGAGCTTTGTGTCTTTGACCTCCAG AATCAATCACGGTGGAAAGCAATGAGCGAAGAGGCTCTGAAGTCAGTATGTGAGACCGGCTCCACCAGCTCTCTGCCGCCTCTTCCTCCACTCAGCTCATCATCTCTTGATGCTGCTGCTGTCAGCAATCAGCTGGAGCTGGAGATGAGATACTTGATTGCCGAGCACAGGAAG GACTTGCACCTGACAACAGTCTGGGATGACCACCTGTCCTACTTGTTGTCCTCAGCCTTGTCGGCCTATGAGATGGAGCGCTGCACTGGGGTCTCGTGTGGAAATGAGGAATTTCAGGATGCAGTAAGGAGGGCCGTCCCAGACGGGCATACCTTTAAAGGCTTCCCCATCCACTTCCTGCACCGCAATGCCCGGAGAGCTTTTTCCACGTGCCTCAA GTCCCAATTCTGTGAAGAGATAGTGTGTTGTCGTGGTGACCACGTCAggctggctcttcgtgttcggGTCTTTATTTATCCAGAGAATATATGTGCCGTGTGGTTTATGTTTGCTTGTAAGTATCGCTCTGTGCTCTGA